One segment of Deltaproteobacteria bacterium DNA contains the following:
- a CDS encoding DUF58 domain-containing protein, whose product MTEVVERGACAGLPARALEEARLIEIRVRRLVRSLMVGEYGSVFKGSGMEFHEIREYVPGDDVRAIDWKTTAKLGTPYVRVCIEEKDLPVVFLVDVSGSMDYGSGESTKREEAAVLTALLGLAALRWNNPVGLIAFSDRVEFMVRPRRGRKVLTEMTARLLGAEPMGRGSDVGAGIDAVLRVGWKRGLVFIVSDFDAGDFSLPLRSLAARCTVVPVVLSDEREEKIPDVGFVKFVDTETGETAVFDASDEGFRDHVASCFRRLKARREAIFRNCGVEWIDLCVSTPSLRPLREFFGKRV is encoded by the coding sequence GTGACGGAGGTCGTCGAGAGGGGCGCGTGCGCCGGCCTTCCGGCCAGGGCGCTCGAAGAGGCCAGGCTCATAGAGATTCGCGTGCGGAGGCTCGTCAGGAGCCTGATGGTCGGCGAGTACGGCAGCGTCTTCAAGGGCTCGGGCATGGAGTTCCACGAGATCCGCGAGTACGTGCCCGGCGACGACGTTCGCGCCATCGACTGGAAGACGACGGCCAAGCTCGGCACGCCGTACGTGCGGGTCTGCATAGAGGAGAAGGACCTTCCCGTCGTATTCCTCGTCGACGTGAGCGGCTCCATGGACTACGGCTCCGGCGAGAGCACCAAGCGCGAGGAGGCGGCCGTGCTCACCGCGCTGCTGGGGCTTGCGGCGCTGCGGTGGAACAACCCCGTGGGACTCATCGCCTTCAGCGACAGGGTCGAGTTCATGGTCAGGCCCCGCAGGGGGCGGAAGGTGCTTACCGAGATGACGGCGCGTCTGCTCGGGGCCGAGCCCATGGGCAGGGGAAGCGACGTGGGCGCGGGCATCGACGCCGTCTTGCGCGTGGGCTGGAAGAGGGGGCTCGTCTTCATCGTCTCCGACTTCGACGCCGGCGACTTCTCGCTCCCCCTCAGGAGCCTCGCGGCGCGCTGCACCGTGGTGCCCGTGGTGCTGAGCGACGAGAGGGAGGAGAAGATCCCGGATGTGGGATTCGTGAAGTTCGTCGACACGGAGACGGGCGAGACCGCCGTCTTCGACGCCTCGGACGAGGGCTTCAGAGATCACGTGGCCTCGTGCTTCAGGCGGCTCAAGGCGCGGCGGGAGGCGATCTTCCGCAACTGCGGCGTCGAGTGGATAGACCTGTGCGTCTCGACGCCCTCGCTCAGACCCCTGAGAGAGTTCTTCGGCAAGAGGGTGTAG
- a CDS encoding MoxR family ATPase codes for MAYSDAAINAQVREEAVFFRKIESEVAKVVVGQRRMIERLLIALLSNEHVLLEGAPGLAKTLTIKTLADVMDLEFRRIQFTPDLLPSDLIGTVIYDHAKGDFVAKRGPIFGNIVLADEINRSPAKVQSALLQAMQERQVTLGGETLALDNPFLVLATQNPIELEGTYALPEAQLDRFMLKVNITYPEADEEKLIMERMSSVSGDYNPFLLHEHGERVEEAPGIVVERVIKPEEILKARKVVDSIRIEDSIKSYIVEIVRLTREPGRFGMGDIVEYGASPRATIFLNKAARSRAFLAGRGYVLPEDVQEMVSDVLRHRIILSYKGEAEGVTAEDVISEIIDRVEVP; via the coding sequence ATGGCTTACAGCGACGCCGCGATCAATGCGCAGGTCAGGGAGGAAGCGGTCTTCTTCAGGAAGATCGAAAGCGAGGTGGCCAAGGTGGTGGTCGGCCAGCGGCGCATGATAGAGCGGCTGCTCATCGCCCTCCTCTCGAACGAGCACGTCCTGCTCGAAGGGGCGCCGGGCCTTGCCAAGACGCTCACCATCAAGACCCTGGCCGACGTGATGGACCTCGAGTTCCGCCGCATCCAGTTCACGCCCGACCTCCTTCCTTCCGACCTCATAGGGACGGTCATATACGACCACGCCAAGGGCGACTTCGTCGCCAAGAGAGGTCCCATATTCGGCAACATCGTCCTCGCCGACGAGATAAACCGTTCGCCCGCAAAGGTGCAGTCGGCGCTGCTCCAGGCCATGCAGGAGCGCCAGGTCACCCTCGGCGGCGAAACGCTCGCGCTCGACAACCCCTTCCTCGTCCTGGCCACCCAGAACCCCATCGAGCTCGAGGGGACCTACGCCCTGCCCGAGGCCCAGCTCGACCGCTTCATGCTCAAGGTCAACATCACCTATCCCGAGGCCGACGAGGAGAAGCTCATCATGGAGCGCATGTCGTCCGTGTCGGGCGACTACAATCCCTTCCTGCTGCATGAGCACGGCGAGAGGGTCGAGGAGGCGCCCGGCATCGTCGTCGAGCGGGTCATAAAGCCCGAGGAGATCCTCAAGGCCCGCAAGGTGGTCGACTCGATCCGCATCGAGGACTCGATAAAGAGTTACATAGTGGAGATCGTGCGTCTTACCCGCGAGCCCGGAAGGTTCGGCATGGGGGATATCGTCGAGTACGGCGCCTCTCCGCGGGCCACCATATTCCTCAACAAGGCGGCCCGCAGCCGCGCCTTCCTCGCCGGCCGCGGCTACGTGCTCCCCGAAGACGTGCAGGAGATGGTCTCCGACGTGCTGCGCCACAGGATCATCTTAAGCTACAAGGGCGAGGCCGAGGGAGTCACGGCCGAGGACGTGATCTCCGAGATCATCGACAGGGTGGAGGTCCCGTGA
- a CDS encoding VWA domain-containing protein, which yields MRFDDPIILLFLLLIPLVGWRAFSRRKAEAAVPFPLLHAVRGYRGGLTARMRPLVEGLWLASAALLIVAAARPQLLTPLEGEPVEGVDMVLVIDTSASMKSLDGGRTKLDQVKRMAREFVAGRTVDRIGLVSFAGDAVMTCPVTDDYRYLSTFVEDLEFGALPSGTALGPAVAAASNLLRDSEAASRVIILLTDGINNSGEIEPLTAAAAARALGIRIYTIQEGDAAEQQIANLQTNFETNIDYLREMARLTGGAYFQIPSPRELLLVYEEIDRLEKERLRSSSYGYEDVYHWPVMGAMALLVVESVLRGTRFRRLP from the coding sequence ATGCGATTTGACGACCCGATTATCCTGCTTTTCCTCTTGCTCATACCGCTTGTCGGCTGGCGGGCCTTCTCCCGCCGCAAGGCCGAAGCCGCCGTGCCCTTCCCCCTTCTCCACGCCGTGAGGGGCTACAGGGGGGGACTGACGGCGCGGATGCGGCCCCTTGTCGAGGGGCTGTGGCTTGCGTCGGCGGCGCTACTCATAGTGGCGGCGGCGAGGCCCCAGCTTCTCACCCCCCTCGAGGGCGAGCCCGTCGAGGGCGTGGACATGGTGCTCGTCATCGACACGTCGGCGTCAATGAAGAGTCTCGACGGCGGGCGGACCAAGCTCGACCAGGTGAAGCGCATGGCGAGGGAGTTCGTCGCCGGCCGCACCGTCGACCGCATAGGGCTCGTCTCCTTCGCAGGCGACGCCGTCATGACCTGCCCGGTGACGGACGACTACCGCTACCTCTCGACCTTCGTGGAGGACCTCGAGTTCGGCGCGCTGCCCTCGGGCACCGCCCTCGGCCCGGCCGTGGCGGCCGCCTCCAACCTGCTCAGGGACAGCGAGGCCGCCTCGCGCGTCATAATACTGCTGACCGACGGCATAAACAACTCCGGCGAGATAGAGCCCCTCACGGCCGCAGCGGCGGCCCGCGCCCTCGGCATACGGATCTACACCATCCAGGAGGGCGACGCGGCGGAGCAGCAGATAGCAAACCTGCAGACCAACTTCGAGACCAACATAGACTATCTGCGCGAGATGGCCCGCCTCACCGGCGGCGCCTACTTCCAGATACCCTCTCCCAGGGAGCTGCTCCTCGTCTACGAGGAGATCGACCGCCTCGAAAAGGAGAGGCTGCGCTCGAGCAGCTACGGCTACGAGGACGTCTACCACTGGCCGGTAATGGGGGCGATGGCCCTGCTCGTCGTCGAGTCGGTGCTGCGGGGGACGAGGTTCAGGAGGCTTCCGTGA